AGCCCGCCTCGGTGACGAAGGAGGCGGCGGTGGTGAGGGGAGCACCGGGCGTGGTGACGGCGGAGACGGTCCTGAAGTCGGCGCGGGCCGTCTCCCGGCCGAGTTCGACGCGGAGGTAACCGCGTTTGCCGTTGTAGAACTTCAGGTGGGGGTTGGCCTGCATGTAGACGTCCCAGTTGGCGGGCTTCTCGACGCCGTCCCCGCCGCTGGCGACGGAGGTGCAGGTGAACTCCGTGCCCAGGGTCCTGGACTGCCGGTCGTCGAAGTCGTCCTTGAGCTCGAAGGCGTACCCGACGTGGACGTCACCGGTGAGGACCATCCAGTTGTCGATACCGGCCGCCTTGGCTCCCGCGATGATCCGGTTGCGGGAGGCACGGTAGCCGTCCCAGGCGTCCATGGAGACCTTCGCCTCCGCGTTCAGGTCGAACTTGCGCTGCGAGAAGCACACCTGCTGGGGCATCACCTTCCACAACGCGCTGGAGGCCCGCCAACCGTCGATCAGCCAGCGTTCCTGCTCGGCCCCCGTCATCGTGCGCGCCGGATCGTCGGACTCCGGCCCCGGAACGTGCGGCCTGTCGCCGTAGGCCTGGTCGGAGCGGTACTGGCGGGTGTCGAGGATGTCGAACTGGGCGAGCGTGCCCCAGCGAAGCCGGCGGTACAGGCGCGCGTCGGGGCCCTGGGGCCGCTGCGCGGCGCGCAGCGGCTGGTTCTCCCAGTACGCGCGGTAGGCGGCCGCGCGCCGCAGCAGGAACTGCTCGGGCGGTTGGCCGCTCTCGCTGTTGTCGTCCGCGTAGTTGTTCTCGGTCTCGTGGTCGTCCCAGGCGACGACGAACGGGTGGGCGGCATGGACGGCGCGCAGGTCCGGGTCGCTCTTGTAGAGCGCGTAGCGCAGCCGGTAGTCCGCCAGGGTCATCGTCTCGCGGTTGAACACGTCGGGCAGGGTGCCGGCGGCGTACTGGCGGGCTCCGCCCGCGGAGTCCACGGCGTACTCGTACAGGTAGTCGCCGAGGTGGAACACCACGTCGACATCCTCCTGCGCGAGGTGGCGGTGCACGGTGTAGTAGCCGTCCTGGTAGGCCTGGCAGGCGACGGCGGCGAGCTTCAGGCTGGTGGTGTCGGTGCCCTCGGCGGGTGCGGTGCGGGTGCGTCCCGTAGGGCTGATCCAGGGGCCGGTCCGGAACCGGTAGTAGTACGAGCTGTCCGGGTCAAGGCCCTTGACGTCGACGTGCACGCTGTGGGCGTACTCGGGATAGGCCAGGGCGGTGCCCCGCTGCACGACGACGGCGAACCACTCGTCCAGGGCCACCTCCCACTGGACGAGGACACGCTGCTCGCCCAGGCCGCCGTCCGTCTCGAACGGCTCCGGAGTGAGCCGCGTCCACAGCACCAC
The nucleotide sequence above comes from Streptomyces sp. NL15-2K. Encoded proteins:
- a CDS encoding alkaline phosphatase D family protein — its product is MALTCRHRPPSEHAFSPHDAVLRLAAPHIARRRFLTVTAAAAALAFTTNLPARGAAAAPVRGATRIPTDPFTLGVASGDPLPDSVVLWTRLTPEPFETDGGLGEQRVLVQWEVALDEWFAVVVQRGTALAYPEYAHSVHVDVKGLDPDSSYYYRFRTGPWISPTGRTRTAPAEGTDTTSLKLAAVACQAYQDGYYTVHRHLAQEDVDVVFHLGDYLYEYAVDSAGGARQYAAGTLPDVFNRETMTLADYRLRYALYKSDPDLRAVHAAHPFVVAWDDHETENNYADDNSESGQPPEQFLLRRAAAYRAYWENQPLRAAQRPQGPDARLYRRLRWGTLAQFDILDTRQYRSDQAYGDRPHVPGPESDDPARTMTGAEQERWLIDGWRASSALWKVMPQQVCFSQRKFDLNAEAKVSMDAWDGYRASRNRIIAGAKAAGIDNWMVLTGDVHVGYAFELKDDFDDRQSRTLGTEFTCTSVASGGDGVEKPANWDVYMQANPHLKFYNGKRGYLRVELGRETARADFRTVSAVTTPGAPLTTAASFVTEAGSPGLNLA